taatttggaggctatcaacaggatttcggatagacatgttgtttgtcttaagagtcagaatctcattaaagccatcttgatgcttcgtcctgccttcgattctcttaccttctcccatatttatagggagcaaaaccgcgtggcggatcgcttggcagctgctgggcatggggggatgttaggtgtttctaccctttccgttcctccttcttttctgttaccttctcttcttgaggataggattggggtcagtcttcctagactgatcccgggttaggtttttgtttgtttgttttttttcttcccttcttaccaaaaaaaaaaaaaagataattcacataataatttaaaaatgaaattcttATTTGCTTAATGGTAAAACttgttttctctaatattagaaccacatACTCGACCTTGGTTGTTTTACTCTTTTTAACAAATGTAGTTTACTTTTTTACAATTGAGcgattaaaaacttataatgaTATAATGAACCTATTAATTTGTACTTATAATTATTTAGCCAatttaaaattatgaaaaagcTAGGTCTAAGGCCTTTAATAAGGGATTTTAATAcattaagggggcgtttggtttggggtctttaggagtgggaatgggaatgagagggtttcattccctttgttcttgtttgtttacaaaaaaaaaaaaaaaactcattccctttacccaCTTTAAGTTAAGCCATTatcccactttaggttaagccattaccccaTGCCCTCTAGtgaattggattccctttaccctattccctttcctaaacatatccaaacacataggggaattattccttttctttcctttagtttccctttcttgattcattTTCCCTTACCCCTAGTGAACCAAAGGCCCCCTAAACCAAAGAAATATTTTGGCACCAACTCCAACTCTAAAGCTGCGGTTTTCAAGTGTGTTTTTTCTGAAAACTGAAACCATGAAGCTATGAAAAGggattttgtaaaattgaagCCACTGATTGGTTTCAATAGCTCCAGATTTCATGGCTTGGAACTGAATAAGTGTGTGCTTCATCGTTGAGAGAAAAGCGTGATCAATGCTGTCAAAACACTTTAAGGACAATTAGTCCGTTAAAGGAAACAGAAAAAACATGGAAGAAGGGACATCTTTGAGATGAGTGTTGCAGAGGATTAGGTGAGGGCTGACTATCTTCAATTGGAAGAGAATCGTTACACCAAGATAGACAAGTAATCAGGAGCTCATGATATGGATTCGTGACGATAAAgatgattttaatcttaaagtaacaaaaaaatgatttattctctaactaaaTTAGTAGGAGTTAAAcgcaaaaaattagaaattttgctTCAAAGAAAAACTTTGTGTTTAATTGATAAAAAGTTCTTCATCTTTATAAAAAGTATGGTTTAAATACCTTCCTAAACAAGGAATGAACGAACATTGTGGTGGAATCAGACTGCCTGCTGCTGATACAGGCGGTACAAAGTGGCTCAACAAGTTTCTTTATAATAAGTCGTATTGTCGCTATttggtaaagagctttttaGAGTAAAATTAGAAGTTTGAGTCATtttaccctttccgttcctccttcttttctgttaccttctcttcttgaggataggattggggtcagtcttcctagactgatcccgagttaggtttttgtttgtttgtttttttcttcccttcttaccaaaaaaaaaaaaagaagtttgAGTCATTttgaggttttgactagtcaaacctctaacATTGATTTTTGGTGAAGAAAtgtttgaaagagtttattgggtacaaaaagctaattttgaaaaaactggttttaAGAGcattttcaattagtttattgctCTATCTCTTTTGGATGACATTTTTATCTCTAATTATTACACTTTAATTCCAAATAAATGATTTACTATgtcattatttgtcatttttcagaAACAGCTATTAACAACcaactaatttttaccaaataagTTTACACAATCAACTAGTTAAATCAGTTAATAAAAAGGTAATTAGTTAACCCCTAATGTAATCAACTATCAACTAATTGCCAAATATGGCCATTGTTTCAGATTGTAAATCTCTTTTACGAGATATTACACTATGTAGCATAACATTCAACGAATCACCCGGCTCATGCAATGGCACGAGCGGTTGATTCTACATCGGGAGGTGAGGTGTGGTGGACTGTACCACCCTCGTTTTTGTGTACTGTGCTGATTATTAATTTcattctttcattaaaaaaaccGTCTAAATTTACTCTTTCTATGAGAAATATTAGCACGGGTGAGGGATCGAGCTCGGTTTAGTCTCTAAGGAAGTGGCACACGTGAGAAGCAAGCGACAGCGAAACGTCACCGGTTTGAGTTTCTAGCGAGAAGTGAAACTAACTTTGAACTTTACTGTTCAACTACACCTCATCTCGAAAGCCGACAAAGAGAGTCCAGACAGTAGAATGCAAGCCACAATTGACTGCCACGTGTAACAATAGTCTCTACAAGTCAATTAACGAGATAATCATTGGAATGCATTTAATCCCTTTTTACCCCAATTAGATACACGTGGGCTCCATAGAGATCAAATTGCCATAGAGTTCAAATAGACTAGGATGTGTTGGAACCTATACTTCGATCAAACTTTTCTCGACCATTTTTTAACTATTAAACACTGTATTTGGCGgcatttttagtttaattttatgttaatcatATAATTAATCTCCAATAATACACatgtattttatataaatagcaACAACTCAGTTAGCTGtccactccttttttattcatttctattattttttttctctcttttcctcctcctcttctccgAAATCTCCAGAAGAGAAGAGGGAGGGAATAATTCCACATTGAAATCATATATTCTTTTGATTTTAACTCCACGGTCTTTTCCCGGTGGAAATTTCTAAGATTCGTTGACTATAATTTTTCCGGTTCTGATTTTTGAGGGGAGAAAGAGATACTCATTGATTTGAAACTGTGGAGTGGAGGTACTTTGGTGGCATTTTGTGGAAGAGATCTGGGATTTACTTTCTTTGTGTTCGACGTTTATGAAGATTCTTGATATTCCGGCGGCTTGAGTCAGTTTTCTTAAGTTACATGGAAGGAAAGATTCGTGAGGTGGAGGTTTTTCTTAGTTGAGACGCCATTGATTGTTTGACGGCAAAGATAGAATAAAGTAGAACCTAAGAGAATTTTCGGTCTCTCTGTATTGGATTTGGACCCGTGTAATGCTGCAGCGGGAGCTAGCTAAAACAGAGGATTACAGCCTTTTGATTTCCAACACAGATCGTCAAGAATCGCGGTTACCGGAGATCTGAGGTTTTCTCTCCGGGAAAATTGTCGTTAATTTTTGTAACCGACACCAGCAAAAAAGAGGGAGActagattaatattttaaaaaaatgatgagAATGAAGACTAAACCGACAGGGCTGCCACATATGAATGGCGGCTCAATTCCTCGCGGCGGCGGAGGCGAGGCTGCGTCGGAATGGGAGGTTAGACCAGGAGGAATGTTGGTGCAGAAGCGGAACCCGGATTCCGATCGGAGCTCCATTCCTCCACCGACAATAAGAGTTAGGGTTAAGTACGGGTCAACGTATCACGAAATGCATATCAACTCTCAGGCTACATTTGGTAATCATTAGAAACATGTTTAGATTCTGAATTGATTAAAACGAAAATTAGTTTCAATTGTGTATGTAATTAATGGTAATTGTTGCAGGGGAGTTGAAGAAACTGTTGACAGGGCCAACAGGACTTCATCATCAAGATCAAAAGCTGTTATTCAAAGACAAAGAGAGAGATTCAAAGGCATATCTCGATATTTCAGGAGTCAAAGACAAGTCCAAAATTGTTCTTGTTGAAGACCCAATTAGCCAGGAAAAACGTTTCCTCGAGAGGAGAAAGAATGCCAATATGGAAAAAGCTTCCAAATCCATCTCAGAAATCAGCCTCCAAGTCGATAGCCTCGCTGCTCAGGTATTTTCCTTCACTTCAATTACATTTACCCCCAATTTTCCTTGCTGAAGATCATCAAACTTTGTAGGTGTCGGCTCTTgaatcaataatctcaaaaggAGGGAAAGTAGTAGAGAAAGATGTTCTTAATTTGATCGAATTGTTAATGAATCAATTGCTGAAATTGGATGGAATTATGGCTGATGGGGATGTGAAATTGCAGAGGAAAATGCAGGTAActtttaatttcaaattaatatGTGTTTTGTTATCAAAACTCTCTTGCACACAAGTCATTTGATGATATGCCTATGTAGGTAAAAAGAGTTCAGAAGTATGTAGAAACTCTAGATGTACTGAAGATGAAAAACTCAATGCCGCCTAATACACAAAATCAACAAAAGCAATCCAATGGACAAAAACCACCAAGGCATTTCAATGGCCACAGATTAGTAACAATAGAGGAAGAACAGCCAAGGCGTTCTGTCGGCAATCTGCTAGACTACAATCAACACCATCACcatcagcagcagcagcagcaggcGTCGAAGCAATCAGCGCCAGGCGCGGCGTTTGTGGTTACAACTCAAT
The DNA window shown above is from Euphorbia lathyris chromosome 1, ddEupLath1.1, whole genome shotgun sequence and carries:
- the LOC136225981 gene encoding BAG family molecular chaperone regulator 1; protein product: MMRMKTKPTGLPHMNGGSIPRGGGGEAASEWEVRPGGMLVQKRNPDSDRSSIPPPTIRVRVKYGSTYHEMHINSQATFGELKKLLTGPTGLHHQDQKLLFKDKERDSKAYLDISGVKDKSKIVLVEDPISQEKRFLERRKNANMEKASKSISEISLQVDSLAAQVSALESIISKGGKVVEKDVLNLIELLMNQLLKLDGIMADGDVKLQRKMQVKRVQKYVETLDVLKMKNSMPPNTQNQQKQSNGQKPPRHFNGHRLVTIEEEQPRRSVGNLLDYNQHHHHQQQQQQASKQSAPGAAFVVTTQWETFDSNPVPSTSTSTSTNQNNRSNIQNHHQPSFPWDLLS